In a single window of the Campylobacter fetus subsp. testudinum 03-427 genome:
- the htpG gene encoding chaperone protein HtpG (Pfam matches to PF00183.14 HSP90, and to PF02518.22 HATPase_c), whose amino-acid sequence MATHEFQTEVSDLLNLMIHSLYSNKEIFLRELISNASDALDKLNYLCLTDDNYKSLVYTPKIDIKLDKDAKTLIISDNGIGMDENDLVNNLGTIARSGTKGFLSSMSGDSKKDSSLIGQFGVGFYSAFMVASKIEVISRKALDDKAYKWISDTKNYSIEPTTKDSQGTDIILYLNDDEFNDSFRIESIVKKYSNHIAYPIFMDKDEWIAPSKDEKEGHYESKNSQINRASALWRMSKSSLKAEDYNDFYKQLSHDNSDPLMHIHTKAEGKIEYTTLFYIPSTEPFDLFRVDYQSGVKLYVKRVFITDDAKELLPAYLRFVRGVMDVEDIPLNVSREILQENRILATVKDQSIKKILSELEKMLNNDREKYIKFYSLFGKVLKEGLYGFSTNKDEILNLCLFKSSNKDGLISLKEYKASMKDDQKSIYYISGQNETMLRNSPLLESFKKQGIDVLICDEEIDTIVMPMVYEYDKTQIKAVNSSDIDDEIKNDEKIDESRHAGLLVKIKEALKDDVKDVKLSSRLNDSAACLIFDKNDPDYAMQSIFKQMGEKAIKVKPILEINPNHELFTKLEKNEIMVNDVSNLLLNMAKISEGMPVDNPNEFAKKLTNIMVKAL is encoded by the coding sequence ATGGCTACACATGAATTTCAAACAGAAGTCAGCGATCTTTTAAATTTAATGATTCACTCATTATACTCAAACAAAGAGATATTTTTACGAGAACTTATATCAAACGCAAGCGACGCGCTTGATAAGCTAAACTATCTTTGCCTTACTGATGATAATTATAAAAGTCTAGTTTATACACCAAAAATCGATATAAAACTAGATAAAGATGCTAAAACTTTGATCATTAGCGATAATGGTATAGGTATGGACGAAAACGACCTTGTAAATAATCTAGGAACAATAGCAAGAAGCGGAACAAAAGGATTTTTAAGCTCAATGAGCGGAGATTCTAAAAAAGATAGCTCTTTAATAGGACAATTCGGCGTTGGATTTTACTCAGCATTTATGGTGGCTAGTAAAATAGAAGTCATAAGCCGCAAAGCATTAGATGATAAAGCTTATAAATGGATAAGCGATACAAAAAATTATAGTATCGAGCCTACTACGAAAGATAGCCAAGGAACAGATATCATACTATATTTAAACGACGATGAATTTAATGATAGTTTCCGCATAGAAAGTATAGTTAAAAAATACTCAAATCATATTGCGTATCCTATTTTTATGGACAAAGACGAATGGATAGCACCAAGCAAAGATGAAAAAGAAGGTCACTACGAGAGCAAAAATTCTCAAATCAACAGAGCTTCAGCTCTTTGGAGAATGTCTAAATCTAGTTTAAAAGCTGAAGATTATAACGATTTTTATAAACAGCTAAGTCACGATAACAGCGATCCGCTTATGCATATACATACAAAAGCTGAAGGAAAGATAGAATACACAACCCTATTTTATATCCCAAGTACCGAGCCGTTTGATCTATTTAGGGTTGATTATCAAAGTGGCGTAAAACTATATGTAAAAAGGGTTTTTATAACTGATGATGCAAAAGAGCTGCTTCCTGCGTATCTTAGATTTGTTAGAGGAGTAATGGATGTAGAAGATATCCCGCTAAACGTAAGTCGTGAAATTCTACAAGAAAATCGTATTTTAGCGACGGTAAAAGATCAAAGCATTAAAAAGATATTGAGCGAACTTGAAAAAATGCTAAATAACGACAGAGAAAAATATATCAAATTTTACTCACTTTTTGGAAAAGTGCTAAAAGAAGGACTCTACGGCTTTAGTACAAATAAAGATGAGATTCTAAATTTATGCCTATTTAAATCGAGCAATAAAGACGGTTTGATATCGCTTAAAGAGTATAAAGCCTCTATGAAAGATGATCAAAAATCCATATATTATATAAGCGGTCAAAATGAAACTATGCTTAGAAACTCACCTTTATTAGAAAGCTTTAAAAAGCAAGGTATAGACGTTCTGATTTGCGATGAAGAGATAGATACTATAGTAATGCCGATGGTATATGAATATGATAAAACGCAGATAAAAGCCGTAAATAGTTCTGATATAGACGATGAGATCAAAAATGATGAAAAGATAGATGAAAGCAGACACGCCGGGCTTCTTGTAAAGATAAAAGAGGCTTTAAAAGATGATGTAAAAGATGTAAAACTCTCAAGCAGGCTAAATGACTCAGCAGCGTGTCTTATATTTGATAAAAATGATCCAGATTACGCTATGCAAAGCATATTTAAACAGATGGGTGAAAAAGCCATAAAGGTTAAACCTATACTTGAGATAAATCCTAATCACGAACTATTTACCAAACTTGAAAAAAACGAGATAATGGTAAATGATGTTTCAAATTTACTTTTAAATATGGCTAAAATCAGCGAAGGAATGCCAGTAGATAACCCAAATGAATTTGCTAAAAAGCTTACGAATATTATGGTAAAAGCGCTCTAA
- the ctpA gene encoding carboxyl-terminal protease family protein (Pfam matches to PF03572.14 Peptidase_S41, and to PF13180.2 PDZ_2): MKKKNFFQAFGFVLVLSIGLFTTLDAKQNSEDSRLEALAKLTKTIAIVEKYYVDDQNFTQIIDKTITGLMSNLDAHSSFLDEKAFKDMQIQTSGEFGGLGITVGMKDGALTVIAPIDDTPAFKAGVKSGDVILRIDGNSTIGITIDEAVSKMRGKPKTPVVITVVRKGEKKPFDLTIVRDIIKVESVQAKLIKDDNILYLRVTNFDQHVTAKAKEFIKENPNVKGIVLDLRNNPGGLLNQAVGLANLFIDKGTIVSQKGRSKDEDENYVADPSLFATKAPLVVLVNGGSASASEIVSGALQDLKRAVVVGENTFGKGSVQIVMPIDKTEALRLTVARYYLPSGRTIQAVGVKPDVIVYPGKAPTEDENGFSLKESDLKQHLESELNKIEPKKDEKNSKENKNIITQKEIYDDIQLKTAIDTIKILNIK, from the coding sequence TTGAAAAAGAAAAATTTTTTTCAAGCATTTGGATTTGTTTTAGTTCTAAGCATAGGACTATTTACAACACTTGATGCGAAACAAAACAGTGAAGATAGCAGACTAGAAGCTCTTGCAAAACTTACAAAGACAATCGCAATTGTAGAAAAATACTATGTAGATGATCAGAATTTTACTCAAATAATCGACAAAACCATAACAGGTCTTATGTCAAATTTAGACGCTCATTCTAGTTTTCTTGATGAAAAAGCATTTAAAGATATGCAGATACAAACAAGCGGTGAGTTTGGCGGTCTTGGTATAACAGTAGGAATGAAAGATGGAGCTCTAACTGTTATAGCGCCTATAGATGACACCCCAGCATTTAAAGCAGGAGTGAAATCAGGCGATGTTATATTAAGGATAGATGGCAACTCTACTATCGGGATAACCATAGATGAAGCAGTAAGTAAAATGCGCGGCAAACCAAAGACTCCAGTTGTCATTACAGTAGTAAGAAAAGGCGAAAAAAAGCCGTTTGATCTTACTATAGTTCGAGATATCATCAAAGTAGAATCTGTACAAGCAAAGTTGATAAAAGATGATAATATACTCTATCTAAGAGTTACAAATTTCGACCAGCACGTAACAGCAAAAGCTAAAGAATTTATAAAAGAAAATCCAAATGTAAAAGGTATAGTGCTAGATCTTAGAAATAATCCTGGTGGGCTTTTAAATCAAGCAGTCGGCTTAGCAAATTTATTTATAGATAAAGGCACTATCGTTTCACAAAAAGGTAGAAGCAAAGATGAAGACGAAAATTACGTCGCCGATCCGTCTTTATTTGCCACAAAAGCTCCTTTAGTCGTGTTAGTAAATGGAGGAAGTGCAAGTGCAAGTGAGATAGTTAGCGGAGCGCTGCAAGACTTAAAGCGAGCTGTTGTAGTCGGTGAAAATACATTTGGAAAAGGTAGCGTACAAATAGTTATGCCTATCGATAAAACAGAAGCTCTTAGACTTACTGTCGCAAGATACTATCTACCAAGTGGCCGCACGATACAAGCAGTCGGCGTAAAACCTGATGTTATAGTGTATCCTGGTAAAGCTCCGACTGAAGATGAGAATGGATTTAGCTTAAAAGAGAGTGATTTGAAACAGCACTTAGAAAGTGAATTAAATAAAATAGAACCAAAAAAAGATGAAAAAAATAGCAAAGAAAATAAAAATATCATCACGCAAAAAGAGATTTATGATGATATTCAACTAAAAACTGCTATAGATACTATAAAGATATTAAACATCAAGTAA
- the cdtA2 gene encoding cytolethal distending toxin, subunit CdtA (Pfam match to PF03498.10 CDtoxinA), producing the protein MNLFKKSLIAAYVSVLSFTVMNADPVHGPNRSADPYNPDPVFYNTPFNSDLVSIMAQNGVVITVWATAPLNWVWGYSAKDSIPFGYLRTWKLKIYPKNYVQIVNESTKTCLNAYINGVVHTTCDVKSAAQFWEMIPFDNGAVQFKNFADGRCLQTDFKRGYKFYDINLAPCVERNRANIDQQWMITAPTIKTRPIKEPLNF; encoded by the coding sequence ATGAACTTATTTAAAAAATCGCTCATTGCAGCGTATGTTTCTGTTCTTAGCTTCACTGTTATGAATGCTGATCCAGTGCATGGACCAAACAGAAGTGCCGATCCGTATAATCCTGATCCGGTATTTTACAACACTCCTTTTAACTCTGATCTTGTATCTATAATGGCTCAAAATGGAGTTGTTATAACAGTATGGGCAACGGCTCCTTTGAATTGGGTTTGGGGATATAGCGCAAAAGATAGCATACCTTTTGGTTATCTTAGAACTTGGAAGTTAAAAATTTATCCAAAAAATTATGTTCAAATAGTAAATGAATCTACTAAAACATGCCTGAACGCTTATATAAATGGAGTTGTTCATACTACGTGCGATGTTAAGTCCGCAGCTCAGTTTTGGGAAATGATACCGTTTGATAACGGCGCTGTTCAATTTAAAAACTTTGCTGATGGAAGATGCTTGCAGACAGATTTTAAAAGAGGATATAAGTTTTATGATATAAATTTAGCTCCTTGCGTAGAGAGAAATAGAGCAAATATAGACCAGCAGTGGATGATCACCGCTCCAACCATAAAAACGCGCCCTATAAAAGAGCCGCTTAATTTCTAA
- the purS gene encoding phosphoribosylformylglycinamidine synthase PurLQS, PurS subunit (Pfam match to PF02700.10 PurS): MKVTINVFLKNGVLDPAGKATKHALSSLGFNGINDARIGKQIILNLDDKTSDEDIKKMCEELLANTVIEDYEIIKG, encoded by the coding sequence ATGAAAGTAACAATAAACGTTTTTTTAAAAAATGGAGTTTTAGATCCAGCCGGTAAAGCGACTAAACATGCTCTATCTTCACTTGGTTTTAACGGTATAAATGATGCTAGGATAGGAAAACAGATAATTTTAAATTTAGATGACAAAACTAGCGATGAAGATATAAAAAAAATGTGTGAAGAGCTTCTTGCTAATACAGTAATAGAAGATTATGAGATCATAAAAGGCTAA
- the crcB gene encoding putative fluoride ion transporter (Pfam match to PF02537.11 CRCB), protein MSFTTIFYIGFGGALGAILRSLTNGFVSKIFPNLAFPLGTLSVNVIGGFFIGFLMSLASNIHMDINLKSFLVTGFLGGLTTFSTFSYENMLLLQSGNYTNAFLNIASNLFLSLLFCYFGFWIVKAMYA, encoded by the coding sequence ATGAGTTTTACAACTATTTTTTATATAGGATTTGGTGGAGCTCTTGGAGCTATACTAAGAAGTTTAACAAACGGATTTGTAAGTAAAATATTTCCAAATTTAGCTTTTCCTCTTGGTACTTTGAGTGTAAATGTTATAGGTGGATTTTTTATAGGGTTTTTAATGAGCCTTGCTTCAAATATACATATGGATATAAATTTAAAATCATTTTTAGTAACGGGATTTTTAGGAGGGCTTACGACATTTTCTACATTTAGTTATGAAAATATGCTTTTACTGCAATCAGGGAATTATACAAACGCATTTTTAAATATCGCTTCAAATTTATTCTTATCTTTGCTATTTTGTTATTTTGGATTTTGGATAGTTAAAGCTATGTACGCATAG
- the cdtB2 gene encoding cytolethal distending toxin, subunit CdtB (Pfam match to PF03372.19 Exo_endo_phos) has product MKKIIILALLSASLSFAAIEDYKIATWNMQGSSASTESKWNVNVRQLITGDAAADILMLQESGSIPATAVNTQRVFQGGTPVDEYTWNLGTNSRPNTVYIYHSRIDVGANRVNLAIVSNRRADNVSVVYPEITAARPAIGIHIGNDVFFTAHALASGGPDAPSLIHHVHDSFIGQGNINWVIGGDFNREPSSLLGALEGGLRDRVSIIAPNAPTQSSGRTLDYLVAGNSGTGAFSSPAIAAILMLANMRAQITSDHVPVNFRKF; this is encoded by the coding sequence ATGAAAAAGATCATAATACTAGCACTACTTAGCGCAAGTCTAAGTTTTGCGGCTATAGAGGATTATAAAATCGCTACTTGGAACATGCAAGGATCATCTGCTTCTACTGAGAGCAAGTGGAACGTAAATGTAAGGCAGTTGATAACAGGAGACGCTGCGGCTGATATACTTATGCTACAAGAATCAGGAAGCATACCAGCTACAGCGGTAAATACTCAACGTGTTTTTCAAGGTGGTACTCCAGTAGATGAATATACGTGGAATTTAGGTACCAACTCACGTCCAAATACGGTTTATATCTATCACTCTAGGATAGATGTTGGCGCAAATAGGGTAAATTTAGCTATCGTTTCAAATAGAAGAGCCGATAATGTAAGCGTAGTATATCCTGAAATCACTGCTGCTAGACCTGCTATTGGGATACATATAGGAAACGACGTATTTTTTACAGCTCATGCTTTGGCTAGTGGAGGACCAGACGCTCCATCTTTGATTCATCATGTGCATGACTCTTTTATAGGACAAGGAAATATAAATTGGGTCATTGGTGGGGATTTCAACCGCGAGCCAAGCTCTTTGCTTGGAGCTTTGGAGGGCGGACTTAGAGATAGAGTTAGCATTATCGCTCCAAACGCACCGACTCAAAGCAGTGGTAGAACGCTTGATTATCTTGTTGCTGGAAACTCTGGAACAGGTGCTTTTTCATCTCCTGCTATAGCTGCTATACTTATGCTAGCAAATATGAGAGCTCAAATCACATCGGACCATGTACCAGTAAATTTTAGAAAATTTTAA
- the cdtC2 gene encoding cytolethal distending toxin, subunit CdtC (Pfam match to PF03498.10 CDtoxinA), whose translation MKYIYKKIALGLAILISSTYLYAIDEPSDYTPIISIRSLLTGVPITRDDGGKAALGSNWTISEIRLPSKLGKFPFGVVQFVSAIQPGDCLSIDIRDKFGVTRCESTAVGLYGVAFSILPTISSAVQIQSITKRGFCLSVVNPYAKQTIDQIGLKPCVVDENQDIPLENLFNISPAFNQARITR comes from the coding sequence ATGAAATACATATATAAAAAAATTGCACTTGGTTTGGCTATTTTAATATCATCAACATATTTATATGCTATAGATGAACCTTCTGATTACACGCCTATAATATCTATAAGAAGCTTGCTAACAGGAGTTCCTATAACAAGAGATGATGGAGGAAAAGCTGCTTTAGGATCTAACTGGACAATAAGCGAAATACGGCTTCCATCTAAACTAGGGAAATTCCCATTTGGAGTAGTTCAATTTGTATCGGCTATTCAACCGGGTGATTGTTTAAGTATAGATATCAGAGATAAATTTGGCGTAACTAGATGCGAAAGTACGGCAGTCGGGCTATATGGAGTTGCATTTAGCATACTACCTACTATCTCATCTGCAGTTCAGATCCAAAGTATAACAAAGCGAGGCTTTTGTCTTAGTGTAGTAAATCCTTACGCCAAACAGACGATAGATCAAATAGGACTTAAACCTTGCGTGGTAGATGAAAATCAAGATATACCTCTTGAAAATTTGTTTAATATATCTCCCGCGTTTAATCAAGCTAGAATTACTCGCTAA
- the purC gene encoding phosphoribosylaminoimidazole-succinocarboxamide synthase (Pfam match to PF01259.14 SAICAR_synt) — protein MEKLEMIYEGKGKKMWSVKGHDDLLIAEFKDDLTAFNAEKKGSESGKGALNNKISTALFKLLKSKGIETALVETINDTEQVVKKCKIIPLEVVVRNIATGSLSKRLAIKEGTVLPFTLVEFYYKDDALGDPLVNDEHCIIMDLVKSENDLDRLKHLGREINSILFPFFKEKGLKLVDFKIEFGVDKDGNILLADEISPDSCRFWDAITNEKMDKDRFRQDLGSVKVAYEEVLRRILS, from the coding sequence GTGGAAAAATTAGAAATGATCTACGAAGGCAAAGGGAAAAAGATGTGGTCTGTCAAAGGACATGACGACTTGTTGATAGCTGAATTTAAAGATGATTTGACAGCATTTAATGCTGAAAAAAAAGGTTCTGAAAGCGGTAAAGGCGCATTAAATAATAAAATTTCAACTGCACTTTTTAAACTTTTAAAAAGCAAAGGTATAGAAACTGCACTTGTTGAAACCATCAACGACACCGAACAAGTCGTGAAAAAATGTAAAATCATACCTCTTGAAGTGGTTGTAAGAAACATAGCAACAGGAAGTCTAAGCAAAAGACTTGCGATAAAAGAAGGAACTGTTTTACCATTTACTTTAGTAGAGTTTTATTACAAAGATGACGCTTTAGGTGATCCTTTGGTAAATGATGAACACTGTATCATAATGGATCTTGTAAAAAGTGAAAACGATCTTGATAGATTGAAACATTTAGGAAGAGAGATAAACTCTATTTTATTTCCATTTTTTAAAGAAAAAGGCTTGAAACTAGTCGATTTTAAGATAGAATTTGGTGTAGATAAAGATGGAAATATACTTCTTGCCGATGAGATAAGCCCTGATAGTTGTCGTTTTTGGGACGCCATAACAAATGAAAAAATGGACAAAGATAGATTCAGACAAGATCTAGGAAGTGTAAAAGTTGCGTATGAAGAGGTTCTTAGACGCATACTTTCTTAG
- the purQ gene encoding phosphoribosylformylglycinamidine synthase PurLQS, glutaminase subunit PurQ (Pfam match to PF13507.2 GATase_5) produces the protein MKVAIIHFPGTNCERDTQYAFDKLGCKTQIIWHKETSVDTDLIILPGGFSYGDYLRTAAIAKFSPIMNAVVDHAKKGGLVLGICNGFQMLLETNLLDGAMRRNENMSFISKFHYLKIISNNNKFLSNLNNGDIVDIPLAHGEGNYYADDDTIKRLYDNDQVLLKYCDKDGNIVDINGSIDSIAGICNKNKNIFGLMPHPERAVESILGSQDGIKMLKGLIC, from the coding sequence ATGAAAGTAGCTATAATACATTTTCCAGGAACAAACTGCGAAAGAGATACTCAGTACGCGTTTGATAAATTAGGATGTAAAACTCAAATTATCTGGCATAAAGAAACTAGCGTAGATACTGACTTGATCATACTTCCTGGCGGCTTTAGTTATGGTGATTATCTAAGAACTGCTGCTATAGCTAAGTTTAGCCCGATTATGAATGCGGTAGTAGATCACGCCAAAAAAGGCGGTCTTGTGCTTGGAATTTGTAATGGATTTCAAATGCTTTTAGAAACAAATCTTTTAGATGGAGCAATGAGAAGAAATGAAAATATGAGCTTTATAAGCAAATTTCATTACTTAAAAATCATATCAAACAACAATAAATTTTTATCAAATTTAAATAATGGAGACATAGTAGATATACCTTTAGCTCATGGCGAGGGAAACTACTACGCCGATGATGATACTATAAAAAGATTGTATGACAATGATCAAGTATTGCTAAAATACTGCGATAAAGATGGCAATATTGTCGATATAAACGGCTCGATTGACTCTATAGCAGGAATTTGTAATAAAAATAAAAATATATTTGGGCTAATGCCTCATCCAGAACGCGCCGTAGAAAGCATTCTTGGAAGTCAAGACGGTATAAAAATGCTAAAAGGGTTGATTTGTTAA
- the plsC gene encoding 1-acylglycerol-3-phosphate O-acyltransferase (Pfam match to PF01553.17 Acyltransferase) has product MKILNKIKTALYAIELILSIAGVVLFMAIFKDKNRQIRRMWAKLQRFFIGYQLEVVGNPIDEANLIIINHQSVLDIIVMEEIHPANLSWIAKKEIGKIPIIGKILTIPKMIPVDRNDPRSLPKLIKDVKDRVDNNRVVAMFPEGTRSEGDKLLKFQSGAKIIVSKLNLKVQPVLIINSRNILDTKKFKLNSGLLKVIYMDLVDTSSENWLEETRAKMQTLLDQNI; this is encoded by the coding sequence ATGAAAATATTGAATAAAATAAAAACTGCACTTTATGCTATAGAGCTTATTTTGAGTATAGCTGGAGTTGTTCTTTTTATGGCTATTTTCAAAGATAAAAATCGTCAGATCAGGCGTATGTGGGCAAAATTACAGCGATTTTTTATAGGATATCAGCTAGAAGTAGTAGGAAACCCTATCGATGAAGCAAATTTAATAATAATAAATCATCAAAGCGTACTTGATATAATAGTTATGGAAGAGATACATCCAGCAAATTTATCTTGGATAGCCAAAAAAGAGATAGGCAAAATACCTATAATAGGCAAAATACTTACGATACCAAAAATGATCCCAGTAGATAGAAACGATCCTAGGTCGCTTCCAAAACTCATAAAAGACGTAAAAGATAGAGTAGATAACAACAGAGTCGTGGCGATGTTTCCTGAGGGCACAAGAAGCGAAGGAGATAAGCTTCTTAAATTTCAAAGCGGAGCTAAAATAATCGTTTCAAAACTAAATTTAAAAGTACAACCGGTGCTTATCATAAACTCAAGAAATATTTTAGATACAAAAAAATTTAAGCTAAATAGCGGACTGCTAAAAGTCATATATATGGACTTAGTCGATACTAGCAGTGAGAATTGGCTAGAAGAAACTAGAGCAAAAATGCAAACTCTTTTAGATCAAAACATATGA
- a CDS encoding putative membrane protein has protein sequence MLKYILLLFLPFYTALVAQEVSIFDMIGGKTTQNKENTIKNNQQQNVILQQDTKKKILPSEIQKIAPTDEPDENIDSTQIYQPIEPNRLILTTSKIPRSVYIYQIFSMKLKADTEQNLNFDLNLTVDSNDLIWLNPKPNWSELKRGVYETTLWFEANSTNANINNITLTLNRNDSFFQKSNVSPEIPLIKNLKADDKFANMVADKLEIKKVKSSKFDELYNLITIELESKNGNLSSFFIPQNFEKQGIESIKGDFVNQNGNYFIIADKDIKSINFNYYNLKSSKFESFDIDVKVEVDDLSTQVNLNPKESEFELYKDISLYSIIVIFLLLFIFKRSYYSLIIAIAFSIYTFYDNRPFSDAKLKINSEVKILPTQNSTIFFVANKPEKVKIMAKNGNYTKILLDNKKIGWVSNENIE, from the coding sequence TTGTTAAAGTATATTTTACTGTTATTTTTACCTTTTTATACTGCTTTAGTAGCACAAGAAGTTAGTATTTTTGATATGATAGGCGGTAAAACGACGCAAAATAAAGAAAATACAATAAAAAACAACCAACAGCAAAATGTGATATTGCAACAAGATACAAAAAAGAAGATTCTTCCTTCTGAAATACAAAAAATCGCTCCAACAGATGAGCCAGATGAAAACATAGATAGCACACAAATTTACCAACCCATAGAGCCAAACAGGCTCATACTAACAACATCTAAAATTCCTAGATCCGTATATATCTATCAAATTTTTAGTATGAAACTAAAAGCAGATACGGAGCAAAATTTAAATTTTGACTTAAACTTAACTGTGGATTCAAATGACCTGATATGGCTAAATCCAAAACCAAATTGGAGTGAGCTTAAACGAGGAGTTTATGAAACAACACTATGGTTTGAAGCAAACAGTACAAATGCAAATATCAACAATATAACTTTAACTCTAAATAGAAATGATAGCTTCTTTCAAAAATCAAACGTAAGTCCGGAAATTCCGCTTATTAAAAACTTAAAAGCAGATGATAAATTTGCAAATATGGTTGCTGATAAGTTAGAGATTAAAAAGGTAAAAAGTTCTAAATTTGATGAGCTTTATAACTTAATAACAATAGAACTTGAGAGCAAAAACGGAAATTTGAGCTCGTTTTTTATACCGCAAAACTTTGAAAAACAAGGGATAGAGTCTATCAAAGGAGATTTTGTAAATCAAAACGGTAACTACTTCATCATAGCGGATAAAGATATAAAGAGTATAAACTTTAACTATTACAATCTAAAAAGCTCTAAATTTGAAAGTTTTGATATAGATGTAAAAGTTGAAGTCGATGATCTTAGTACGCAAGTAAATTTAAATCCTAAAGAGAGTGAGTTTGAGTTATACAAAGATATTTCTTTATACTCTATAATTGTGATTTTCTTGCTATTATTTATATTTAAAAGAAGCTACTATTCGCTTATTATCGCTATAGCATTTAGTATATATACATTTTACGATAACAGACCTTTTAGCGATGCTAAACTTAAAATTAATTCTGAAGTCAAAATACTTCCTACGCAAAACTCAACTATATTTTTTGTAGCTAACAAACCTGAAAAGGTAAAAATAATGGCAAAAAACGGAAATTATACAAAAATACTTCTTGATAATAAGAAAATCGGCTGGGTATCAAATGAAAATATTGAATAA